From the genome of Canis lupus familiaris isolate Mischka breed German Shepherd chromosome 8, alternate assembly UU_Cfam_GSD_1.0, whole genome shotgun sequence, one region includes:
- the ZDHHC22 gene encoding palmitoyltransferase ZDHHC22 isoform X2, whose amino-acid sequence MLALRLLNVVAPAYFLCISLVTLALQLFLFLPSMRQDPAAARLFPPALLHGALFLFLSTNALGNYVLVIQNSPEDLDACQGPPARRAPCPPPSTHFCRVCARVTLRHDHHCFFTGNCIGGRNMRNFVLFCLYTSLACLYSMVAGVAYISAALSTSFAHPLAFLTLLPTSISQFFSGAVLGSEMFVILMLYLWFAIGLACAGFCCHQLLLILRGQTRHQVRKGVAVRARPWRKNLQEVFGKRWLLGLLVPMFNVGGESSKQRDK is encoded by the exons ATGCTGGCCCTGAGGCTGCTCAACGTGGTGGCCCCCGCCTACTTCCTGTGCATCTCCCTGGTGACCTTGGCGCTGcagctcttcctcttcctgcccaGCATGCGCCAGGACCCCGCGGCCGCCCGCCTCTTCCCTCCCGCGCTGCTCCACGGGGCGCTCTTCCTGTTCCTCTCCACCAATGCCCTGGGCAATTACGTCCTGGTCATCCAGAACTCCCCCGAAGACCTGGACGCCTGCCAGGGGCCCCCGGCCAGGAGGGCCCCGTGCCCCCCGCCCAGCACCCACTTCTGCCGAGTGTGCGCCAGAGTCACCCTGAGGCACGACCATCACTGTTTCTTCACGGGCAACTGCATCGGCGGCAGGAACATGCGCAACTTCGTCCTGTTCTGCCTCTACACCTCCCTTGCCTGCCTCTACTCCATGGTGGCCGGCGTGGCCTACATCTCCGCGGCCCTTTCCACCTCCTTCGCCCACCCCCTGGCCTTCCTCACgctccttcccacctccatcAGCCAGTTCTTCTCCG GAGCTGTCCTCGGTTCTGAAATGTTTGTCATCCTCATGCTCTACCTCTGGTTTGCCATCGGCCTGGCCTGCGCCGGCTTCTGCTGCCATCAGCTGCTGTTGATCCTCCGGGGACAGACCCGCCACCAGGTGCGGAAGGGGGTGGCGGTGAGGGCCCGGCCCTGGCGCAAGAACTTACAGGAGGTCTTCGGCAAGAGGTGGCTGCTGGGCCTGCTGGTCCCCATGTTCAATGTTGGAGGTGAGAGCTCCAAGCAGCGCGACAAGTAG
- the ZDHHC22 gene encoding palmitoyltransferase ZDHHC22 isoform X1, producing the protein MLALRLLNVVAPAYFLCISLVTLALQLFLFLPSMRQDPAAARLFPPALLHGALFLFLSTNALGNYVLVIQNSPEDLDACQGPPARRAPCPPPSTHFCRVCARVTLRHDHHCFFTGNCIGGRNMRNFVLFCLYTSLACLYSMVAGVAYISAALSTSFAHPLAFLTLLPTSISQFFSGAVLGSEMFVILMLYLWFAIGLACAGFCCHQLLLILRGQTRHQVRKGVAVRARPWRKNLQEVFGKRWLLGLLVPMFNVGGCHAWKNQARTDV; encoded by the exons ATGCTGGCCCTGAGGCTGCTCAACGTGGTGGCCCCCGCCTACTTCCTGTGCATCTCCCTGGTGACCTTGGCGCTGcagctcttcctcttcctgcccaGCATGCGCCAGGACCCCGCGGCCGCCCGCCTCTTCCCTCCCGCGCTGCTCCACGGGGCGCTCTTCCTGTTCCTCTCCACCAATGCCCTGGGCAATTACGTCCTGGTCATCCAGAACTCCCCCGAAGACCTGGACGCCTGCCAGGGGCCCCCGGCCAGGAGGGCCCCGTGCCCCCCGCCCAGCACCCACTTCTGCCGAGTGTGCGCCAGAGTCACCCTGAGGCACGACCATCACTGTTTCTTCACGGGCAACTGCATCGGCGGCAGGAACATGCGCAACTTCGTCCTGTTCTGCCTCTACACCTCCCTTGCCTGCCTCTACTCCATGGTGGCCGGCGTGGCCTACATCTCCGCGGCCCTTTCCACCTCCTTCGCCCACCCCCTGGCCTTCCTCACgctccttcccacctccatcAGCCAGTTCTTCTCCG GAGCTGTCCTCGGTTCTGAAATGTTTGTCATCCTCATGCTCTACCTCTGGTTTGCCATCGGCCTGGCCTGCGCCGGCTTCTGCTGCCATCAGCTGCTGTTGATCCTCCGGGGACAGACCCGCCACCAGGTGCGGAAGGGGGTGGCGGTGAGGGCCCGGCCCTGGCGCAAGAACTTACAGGAGGTCTTCGGCAAGAGGTGGCTGCTGGGCCTGCTGGTCCCCATGTTCAATGTTGGAG